The sequence GACCTACACGGGCCTGTTCGACGCGGTCCGCAAGCTGTACGCGGCGACCGACGAGGCACGGGCGCGCGGGTACTCGGCGGGGCGGTTCTCCTTCAACGTCGCGGAGGGCCGCTGCGAGACCTGCCAGGGCGAGGGGTTCGTCGAGGTCGAGCTGCTGTTCCTGCCCGGCACGTACGCCCCGTGCCCGGCCTGCCACGGCGCGCGGTACGACGCCGAGACGCTCGAAGTGACGTACCGGGGCAGGAGCATCGCGGACGTGCTGGCCATGACCGTCGACGATGCCGCCGGATTCCTCGCCGACCTTCCCGCCGCGTCCCGGAGCCTGGAGACGCTGCGGGAAGTGGGCCTGGGATACCTGCGGCTGGGCCAGCCCGCGACGGAGCTGAGCGGCGGGGAGGCCCAACGCATCAAACTCTCCACGGAGTTGCAGCGCGCCCGCCGCGGACACGCGCTGTACCTCCTCGACGAGCCGACGGCCGGGCTCCACCCCGCCGATATCGCCCTGCTACTGCGCCAGTTGCACCGGCTCGTCGACGCGGGCAACACGGTCGTCCTGGTCGAGCACGACCTGGACACGATCGCCACCGCCGACTGGATCATCGACCTGGGCCCGGGCGGCGGCGACGCGGGCGGCCGGGTGATCGCCGAAGGCCCTCCGGCCAAGGTGGCGAGATCACGACGCAGCGCGACGGCACCGTACCTGGCACGGCGGCTGGCGGGTTCCTGAACCGCCTCCCAGGCGGGCCGGGGCAGTGCCCTCAGCTCGCCGCCCAGCCCGCGTAGAACACGCCGATGCCGACGATGACGCATATGCCCTGGATGGTCCAGAAGCGGACCACCACCAGGACCTCCGACCAGCCCTTGAGTTCGAAGTGGTGTTGCAGCGGGGCCATTTTGAAGACCCGCTTGCCGGTCAGCTTGAAGGAGCCGACCTGGATGACCACGGACAGGGTGATCAGGACGAAGAGGCCGCCCAGCAGGGCGAGCAGCAGCTGGGTGCGGGAGCAGATCGCGAGGCCGGCCAGTGCGCCGCCGAGGGCGAGCGAACCGGTGTCACCCATGAAGATCTTGGCGGGAGAGGTGTTCCACCACAGGAACCCGATGCACGCGCCCATCAGCGCGGAGGCGACGACGGCCAGGTCGAGCGGATCCCGTACCTCGATACAGGAACCGGGGTCGGTGAGGGTCATGGCGTTGGCGCACGAGTTCTGGAACTGCCACAGACCGATGAAGGTGTAACCGGCGAGGACCATGGCCGAGGCGCCGGTCGCCAGGCCGTCCAGGCCGTCGGTGAGGTTCACCCCGTTGGACATGGCCAGGATCATGAACAGGGCCCATACGACGAACAGCACCGGCCCGATGGTCCAGCCGAAGTCGGTCACGAACGACAGCTTCAGCGATGCCGGTGTCAGGCCGCGGTCGTCGGCG is a genomic window of Streptomyces sp. NBC_00414 containing:
- the mraY gene encoding phospho-N-acetylmuramoyl-pentapeptide-transferase; the protein is MNQILFAGAIGLFLTLGGTPLLIKLLARKGYGQFIRDDGPRGHHGKRGTPTMGGIAFILATIAAYVLTKVITGEAPTFPGVLVLFLMAGMGVVGFLDDYIKIVKRRSLGLRAGAKMAGQLIVGILFAVLAIRFADDRGLTPASLKLSFVTDFGWTIGPVLFVVWALFMILAMSNGVNLTDGLDGLATGASAMVLAGYTFIGLWQFQNSCANAMTLTDPGSCIEVRDPLDLAVVASALMGACIGFLWWNTSPAKIFMGDTGSLALGGALAGLAICSRTQLLLALLGGLFVLITLSVVIQVGSFKLTGKRVFKMAPLQHHFELKGWSEVLVVVRFWTIQGICVIVGIGVFYAGWAAS